A genomic window from Erythrobacter sp. BLCC-B19 includes:
- a CDS encoding TetR/AcrR family transcriptional regulator: MNPSDSQDIPVATTSADDGRRARSRSSRARIVAAMLELVAQGNVAPGAAQVAEVAGVGLRSVFRHFKDMDALYREMAEAIEVQVLPILMRPPEGASWQQRLFDIAARRVRIFETIMPYRISANVRRFESAYLMEGYRRQLRLEAEALAAHLPDEVRADAEGARGLNVILSFNTWRLLRHDQGLAPEQAAGVVRRMLGDALARWPED; the protein is encoded by the coding sequence ATGAATCCATCGGATAGCCAAGACATTCCTGTTGCCACCACCTCGGCTGATGACGGGCGGCGGGCGCGCAGCCGGTCTAGCCGGGCGCGGATCGTTGCAGCGATGCTCGAACTGGTCGCACAGGGCAATGTCGCGCCCGGCGCAGCCCAGGTGGCGGAGGTCGCCGGGGTCGGCCTGCGGTCGGTGTTCCGGCACTTCAAGGATATGGACGCGCTCTATCGCGAGATGGCCGAAGCGATCGAAGTGCAGGTTTTGCCGATCCTGATGCGCCCGCCCGAGGGTGCCTCGTGGCAGCAGCGCCTGTTCGACATCGCCGCGCGCCGGGTGCGGATTTTCGAGACGATCATGCCGTACCGGATTTCGGCCAATGTCCGGCGGTTCGAATCGGCCTATCTCATGGAAGGCTATCGCCGCCAGCTGCGGCTTGAGGCCGAGGCGCTGGCGGCGCATCTGCCCGACGAAGTGCGGGCCGATGCCGAGGGCGCGCGGGGTCTCAATGTGATCCTCAGCTTCAATACCTGGCGGTTGCTGCGCCACGATCAAGGCCTCGCGCCCGAGCAAGCCGCCGGGGTGGTGCGCCGGATGCTGGGAGATGCGCTGGCGCGCTGGCCGGAGGATTGA
- a CDS encoding ATP-binding cassette domain-containing protein has protein sequence MTAALAMTAVHVKRGGQPIVQDVSAVISPASWFGVIGANGSGKTTLLRAIAGRLPISQGSCRVLGEECAQDRGARAQAIGFAPPIEHFPASLRLSQLIELAGDPVDTQRQRNEDLWNALGLTALLDIPAGECSSGMRQRAAIALAFARPCPIVILDEPFNWLDPVAAFDIRAVLARLVADGLTLITALHDLTTLCGFCDSGIVMAKGQVSLTLDTDTLRAGRNDSARFESNLVQALR, from the coding sequence ATGACGGCGGCGCTCGCCATGACCGCTGTCCACGTCAAGCGCGGCGGACAGCCAATTGTGCAGGACGTCAGCGCGGTGATCTCGCCTGCCAGCTGGTTTGGAGTGATCGGCGCTAACGGGTCGGGCAAGACGACGCTGTTGCGGGCGATCGCCGGACGCTTGCCGATTTCGCAGGGGAGTTGCAGGGTTTTAGGCGAGGAGTGCGCGCAGGATCGCGGTGCGCGCGCACAGGCCATCGGCTTTGCGCCTCCGATCGAACACTTTCCGGCATCGCTTCGCCTAAGCCAACTCATCGAGCTGGCAGGCGATCCTGTCGACACTCAGCGTCAGCGGAACGAGGACTTGTGGAATGCGCTGGGGCTCACGGCGCTGCTCGATATTCCCGCAGGCGAATGCTCGTCCGGGATGCGCCAGCGCGCTGCCATCGCACTCGCCTTTGCCAGGCCGTGCCCGATCGTCATTCTGGATGAGCCGTTCAACTGGCTTGATCCCGTTGCGGCCTTCGATATCCGCGCTGTTTTGGCCCGGTTGGTGGCAGATGGGCTGACGCTGATCACCGCGCTGCACGATCTGACGACGCTCTGCGGGTTCTGCGATAGCGGCATCGTGATGGCCAAAGGGCAGGTCAGCCTCACGCTCGATACCGATACGCTGCGCGCCGGGCGCAATGACTCGGCCCGGTTCGAAAGCAATCTCGTGCAGGCGCTGCGATGA
- a CDS encoding GH92 family glycosyl hydrolase yields MRWGRVMAGLVLACWAMLAAAQEREAPRPGPLVSHVDPFIGTDGTGHTFPGPAAPFGMVQPGPDNGNTGWEYTSGYQYRAPHILGFSQTRASGTGIPELGDVLVMPSRIRRPDFASAYDKASETARVGYYAVTLRENDVRVELTASEMTAFHRYTFAGGGGRVWVLVDLQHGLTFRTDRQPVLESHAVVTRDGIEGWQRRANWTTRTVAFALAFDHPVAAHIELPRREGDAAQRYLLAFDLPPAGVLQMKAGLSSVDVEGARANRETTPGWDFDAVAAATAAAWESLLSRATIEAPARQQRIFNTALYHAFLHPSRISDADGRWRGPDGMVRKADKGIRYSTLSLWDTFRAAHSLYALLVPERVDDFVLTMLDHADATGRLPMWTIWGGETGTMIGEPALPVIAEAWAKGFRGFDGQRALAAMVRTSTEDSRIGSSVESGLSTWSLYEKFGYYPFDVAGGETVSRTLEAGIGDDATARMAAMLGETALAERFRARAGNWRNLIDPESGLARGRDSKGQWRTPFDPLMPTSPLNNPGDYTEANAWQYSWTPGLFDPEGLIEAMGGREAFRRKLDTFFFDLKPLEGWAYLGQEAMIGQYAHGNEPSHHIAWLYAYTDRPQTGQALVRRIAQDFYTDTPQGLIGNEDAGQMSAWYVFATLGFYPVVPASGDYVFGRPLVERAQLKLANGKVLTITAPAPGQEIARSSHAVLRGGPLSKRVNHSDLLDGGALVFVDE; encoded by the coding sequence ATGCGTTGGGGCAGGGTGATGGCTGGGCTGGTGCTGGCCTGCTGGGCGATGCTCGCGGCGGCGCAGGAGCGGGAGGCGCCGCGACCCGGGCCGCTCGTGTCCCACGTCGATCCCTTCATTGGCACCGACGGCACTGGCCACACCTTTCCCGGCCCGGCCGCGCCTTTCGGCATGGTGCAACCCGGCCCCGACAACGGTAACACCGGGTGGGAGTATACATCGGGCTACCAGTACCGCGCGCCGCACATCCTCGGCTTTTCACAGACCCGGGCGAGCGGCACCGGCATTCCCGAACTAGGCGATGTCCTGGTGATGCCGAGCCGCATCCGCCGCCCCGACTTCGCCAGTGCCTATGACAAGGCGAGCGAGACCGCGCGGGTCGGCTACTACGCCGTAACCCTGCGCGAGAATGACGTACGGGTGGAACTGACTGCGAGCGAGATGACCGCCTTCCACCGCTACACCTTTGCGGGTGGCGGCGGGCGGGTTTGGGTGCTGGTCGACTTGCAGCACGGCCTGACCTTCCGCACCGATCGCCAGCCGGTGCTCGAATCGCACGCCGTGGTCACGCGCGACGGGATCGAGGGCTGGCAGCGCCGCGCCAACTGGACCACGCGCACGGTGGCCTTCGCGCTGGCCTTCGATCACCCGGTTGCCGCGCACATCGAACTTCCCCGGCGTGAAGGCGATGCGGCGCAGCGATATCTGCTCGCCTTCGACCTGCCGCCTGCGGGCGTGCTGCAGATGAAGGCGGGGCTCTCCAGCGTCGATGTCGAGGGCGCCCGCGCCAACCGCGAGACCACCCCAGGCTGGGACTTCGACGCCGTCGCCGCTGCCACCGCCGCCGCGTGGGAGAGCCTGCTCTCCCGCGCCACGATCGAAGCCCCCGCACGCCAGCAGCGCATCTTCAATACTGCGCTCTACCACGCCTTCCTCCACCCCAGCCGGATCAGCGATGCCGACGGGCGCTGGCGCGGGCCGGACGGGATGGTGCGCAAGGCGGACAAGGGCATCCGCTATTCCACCCTGTCGCTGTGGGACACCTTCCGAGCCGCCCATTCGCTCTACGCCCTGCTGGTGCCCGAGCGGGTCGACGATTTCGTGCTGACCATGCTCGATCACGCCGATGCGACGGGCCGCCTGCCGATGTGGACGATCTGGGGCGGGGAGACCGGCACGATGATCGGCGAACCCGCCCTGCCGGTGATCGCCGAGGCATGGGCGAAAGGCTTCCGCGGCTTCGACGGCCAGCGCGCGCTCGCCGCGATGGTCCGAACCTCGACCGAGGACAGCCGTATCGGTTCCTCGGTCGAAAGCGGGCTTTCGACCTGGTCGCTCTACGAGAAATTCGGCTATTACCCCTTCGACGTTGCAGGCGGCGAGACCGTGTCGCGTACGCTCGAAGCGGGGATCGGCGACGATGCCACTGCGCGCATGGCGGCGATGCTGGGCGAGACGGCGCTGGCGGAGCGATTCCGGGCGCGGGCGGGCAATTGGCGCAACCTCATCGATCCCGAATCCGGCCTTGCGCGCGGGCGCGACAGCAAGGGCCAATGGCGCACGCCCTTCGATCCACTGATGCCGACCTCGCCGCTCAACAATCCGGGCGACTATACCGAGGCCAATGCCTGGCAATATAGTTGGACGCCGGGCCTGTTCGATCCCGAGGGGTTGATCGAGGCGATGGGCGGGCGCGAGGCGTTCCGCCGCAAGCTCGACACCTTCTTCTTCGATCTCAAGCCCCTCGAGGGCTGGGCCTATCTCGGGCAGGAGGCGATGATCGGCCAATATGCCCACGGCAACGAGCCGAGCCACCATATCGCCTGGCTCTATGCCTATACGGATCGCCCCCAGACCGGGCAGGCCTTGGTTCGCAGGATCGCGCAGGACTTCTATACCGACACTCCGCAAGGGCTGATCGGCAACGAAGACGCGGGGCAGATGAGCGCCTGGTATGTATTTGCCACGCTGGGGTTTTATCCCGTCGTTCCGGCCAGCGGTGACTATGTATTCGGCCGCCCGCTGGTCGAGCGCGCGCAACTCAAGCTCGCCAATGGCAAGGTGCTGACCATCACCGCGCCTGCGCCTGGGCAGGAGATAGCCCGATCATCCCATGCTGTCTTGCGCGGAGGGCCGCTGTCCAAACGGGTCAATCATTCAGATCTGCTCGACGGCGGCGCGCTTGTCTTCGTCGATGAATAG
- a CDS encoding helix-turn-helix transcriptional regulator, with protein MDSGTLCEPIALAAATSVRVEAVERPAGSDAPAPFPHFHEPAELIWFHHANGHVITEAGDLPIKAGTLLWLPPMAAHDFRLEAGATHWVIVHCDPAAIADPAREGQALEQARIHCPEGAERTRIAIAFDWLTALAGQGGRAADVLALTRLLLGEFPADTAASGQPVSAALHRLRPALDLVAGTDGRLVTLEEAAARCHLSPSYFSRAFSAQFGVGFAEYARQYRLRAAARDLTTGGARVSEIAYARGFLNPSHFSAAFQKRYGVSPTTFRQLHRARGA; from the coding sequence GTGGACAGCGGCACCCTATGCGAACCTATCGCCCTTGCGGCAGCCACCTCGGTGCGGGTCGAGGCGGTCGAGCGGCCGGCCGGTTCGGACGCCCCAGCCCCTTTTCCGCATTTCCATGAGCCTGCGGAACTGATCTGGTTCCACCACGCAAATGGGCACGTCATTACCGAAGCCGGAGACCTCCCTATCAAAGCGGGCACCTTGTTGTGGCTGCCGCCGATGGCAGCCCATGACTTCCGCCTCGAAGCGGGGGCGACGCATTGGGTGATCGTGCATTGCGATCCGGCCGCGATCGCCGATCCCGCACGCGAAGGACAGGCGCTCGAACAGGCCCGCATCCATTGCCCGGAGGGCGCGGAGCGGACGCGGATCGCAATAGCCTTTGACTGGCTGACAGCGCTGGCAGGGCAAGGCGGGCGCGCCGCCGATGTGCTGGCGCTGACCCGTCTGCTGCTGGGCGAGTTTCCGGCCGATACGGCGGCAAGTGGGCAGCCAGTCAGCGCTGCGCTTCACCGCCTGCGTCCGGCGCTCGATCTGGTTGCCGGCACGGATGGGCGGCTGGTGACGCTCGAGGAAGCGGCTGCGCGCTGCCACCTGTCGCCGAGCTATTTCTCGCGTGCATTCTCGGCCCAGTTCGGGGTCGGCTTTGCGGAATATGCGCGCCAATACCGCCTTCGCGCGGCGGCCCGCGATCTCACCACCGGGGGCGCGCGCGTGTCAGAAATCGCCTATGCGAGGGGCTTCCTCAACCCCTCGCACTTCTCCGCCGCGTTCCAGAAACGCTACGGTGTGTCCCCCACCACCTTCCGCCAGCTGCACCGCGCGCGCGGCGCATGA